A genomic window from Gammaproteobacteria bacterium includes:
- a CDS encoding LysM peptidoglycan-binding domain-containing protein — protein MQSSTNSQLESLLTRMKFAEDNIAALQSALTALETKVAGYHDGDTTSGNATDLQLISDMRARIEWMERKLKQQDSQMEEYKASIEQIGNDVTIVLNQPKQGRDTKQEIVHVVVKGDTLWDIAKRYIQNPFRYKELAKLSKIKNPHKIYPGMRVKIVTYK, from the coding sequence ATGCAGAGCAGCACAAATTCTCAATTGGAATCCCTGCTCACACGTATGAAGTTCGCCGAAGACAACATTGCTGCACTTCAGTCTGCTTTAACGGCGTTGGAAACGAAAGTAGCCGGGTATCACGACGGCGACACCACGTCCGGTAACGCCACAGACTTACAACTTATCAGCGACATGCGTGCACGCATCGAATGGATGGAACGCAAATTAAAACAGCAAGACTCTCAGATGGAAGAGTACAAAGCCTCCATCGAACAAATCGGCAACGATGTCACCATTGTGTTAAATCAACCCAAACAAGGCCGCGACACCAAGCAGGAGATTGTTCATGTGGTTGTAAAAGGTGACACCTTGTGGGATATCGCCAAGCGCTATATACAGAACCCTTTCCGTTATAAAGAACTGGCCAAGCTCAGCAAAATCAAAAATCCACACAAGATCTATCCGGGTATGCGGGTAAAAATAGTCACATACAAATAA